Proteins encoded by one window of Sorex araneus isolate mSorAra2 chromosome 3, mSorAra2.pri, whole genome shotgun sequence:
- the PHB1 gene encoding prohibitin 1 gives MAAKVFESIGKFGLALAVAGGVVNSALYNVDAGHRAVIFDRFRGVQDIVVGEGTHFLIPWVQKPIIFDCRSRPRNVPVITGSKDLQNVNITLRILFRPVASQLPRIYTSIGEDYDERVLPSITTEILKSVVARFDAGELITQRELVSRQVSDDLTERAATFGLILDDVSLTHLTFGKEFTEAVEAKQVAQQEAERARFVVEKAEQQKKAAIISAEGDSKAAELIANSLATAGDGLIELRKLEAAEDIAYQLSRSRNITYLPAGQSVLLQLPQ, from the exons ATGGCTGCCAAAGTGTTTGAGTCCATTGGCAAGTTCGGCCTGGCTTTAGCTGTTGCAGGAGGCGTGGTGAACTCGGCCTTGTACAATG TGGACGCTGGGCATAGAGCTGTCATCTTTGACCGGTTTCGAGGCGTGCAGGACATCGTGGTGGGGGAAGGGACGCACTTCCTCATCCCTTGGGTACAGAAACCAATCATCTTCGATTGCCGCTCTCGACCTCGTAACGTGCCCGTGATCACGGGCAGCAAAG ACTTACAGAATGTCAACATCACCCTGCGCATCCTCTTCCGGCCGGTGGCCAGCCAGCTGCCGCGCATCTACACCAGCATCGGCGAGGACTACGACGAGCGAGTCCTGCCGTCCATCACCACAGAGATCCTCAAGTCTGTGGTG GCTCGCTTTGATGCCGGCGAGCTGATCACCCAGAGGGAGCTGGTCTCCAGGCAGGTGAGCGATGACCTGACGGAACGAGCAGCCACCTTCGGGCTCATCCTGGACGACGTGTCCCTG acGCATCTGACCTTCGGGAAGGAGTTCACAGAAGCGGTAGAAGCCAAGCAGGTGGCTCAGCAGGAAGCAGAAAGGGCCAGATTCGTGGTGGAAAAG GCCGAGCAGCAGAAGAAGGCGGCCATCATCTCTGCCGAAGGCGACTCCAAGGCGGCCGAGCTGATCGCCAACTCGCTGGCCACCGCCGGGGACGGCCTGATCGAGCTGCGCAAGCTGGAGGCGGCCGAGGACATCGCCTACCAGCTCTCCCGCTCCCGGAACATCACCTACCTGCCCGCCGGACAGTCGgtgctcctgcagctgccccagtGA